Proteins encoded together in one Terriglobales bacterium window:
- a CDS encoding tetratricopeptide repeat protein, protein MRFPQFNCLPLPLLACTLALPAAAQTGAPVDLQDPGVQTVPVSPPPLRRVEPPSPSATASELESQGDQLRSEKSYLDAIDYYQAALKKAAHGHDTAVLENKICIAQIQMGRYDDAKKNCDRSTKSDKNYADAYNNLGVVFYQGKRYARAIKSYRKAIALRDTSASFHSNLGTAYFSKKEFENSMVEYNRAMQLDPAIFEHKGSGGITAHMSSPEDRAHYSYLLARMFAQQGQLDQSLLYLRRAIEDGYPNIQDVYKDADFANLRKDPRFNELMTQKPVAIPQ, encoded by the coding sequence ATGAGATTTCCTCAGTTCAACTGCCTGCCATTGCCGTTGCTAGCCTGCACGCTCGCCCTTCCTGCAGCAGCACAGACCGGCGCACCTGTGGATTTGCAGGACCCGGGAGTGCAGACTGTCCCTGTCTCGCCACCTCCCCTGCGTCGCGTGGAGCCTCCCTCGCCGTCAGCAACCGCATCGGAGCTGGAGTCGCAAGGCGATCAGCTACGTTCGGAAAAATCCTATCTCGATGCCATCGACTACTATCAGGCAGCTCTCAAGAAGGCGGCACACGGCCACGATACCGCCGTTTTGGAAAACAAGATCTGCATCGCGCAGATACAGATGGGGCGGTACGACGATGCCAAGAAAAATTGCGACCGCTCCACCAAGTCCGATAAGAACTACGCCGACGCTTATAACAATCTGGGGGTGGTTTTTTACCAGGGGAAAAGATACGCACGTGCCATCAAGAGTTATCGGAAAGCGATTGCGCTTCGAGACACCTCGGCATCCTTTCACAGCAATTTAGGAACCGCCTATTTCTCAAAGAAGGAATTTGAAAATTCCATGGTGGAATACAACCGGGCGATGCAATTGGATCCCGCGATTTTCGAGCACAAGGGATCCGGCGGCATAACTGCCCACATGTCGTCTCCCGAAGATCGCGCTCATTATTCCTATCTGCTGGCCCGCATGTTTGCCCAGCAGGGGCAGCTTGATCAGTCGCTCCTCTATTTGCGGCGGGCCATCGAGGACGGGTATCCCAACATTCAGGACGTCTATAAGGATGCCGATTTTGCCAACTTGCGCAAGGATCCCCGTTTCAACGAACTAATGACGCAAAAGCCGGTGGCTATCCCGCAGTAA
- a CDS encoding PBP1A family penicillin-binding protein, whose product MSNPLIRAALAALALILVICLAVFSYYWNKYDRMVEQRIRGPIFTNSARIYARPRAVSVGDRIESQEIVSELRRAGYTEGAKSEGVGTYKLADGAIQIKPGPLSYHNEDGASIQISGGKVTKITAGGSAGALSAYELEPPLLTALDAEERAKRQVVHYQEIPKVMVDAVLAIEDRRFFQHGGVNFVRLFGAALFDLRERHKGQGGSTLTMQISRGFFLTPEKTVKRKLTEMMIAIDLEHKLNKQQIFELYANQVDMGQRGSFTIHGFAEASRSYFNKDLQSITLPEAALLAGIIQRPSYLNPYRHPERALDRRNLVLESMVDTGAITREQADKAKAVPLKLAPPNVEASDAPYFVDLVREFVGSRYGEKDVNEQQYKVYTTLDPELQRAAAEAVETGIKLVDQQVTKLRTKKTKIGTGKNAKVETTVASGPIAQVALIVMDPHTGEVLALVGGRNYGMSQLNHAVKQRPTGSIFKPFVYATAVNTAVVSSPTVVTPASMLDDTPGTFIFDRGTQVYEPHNYKQEYHDQIPAEYALAHSLNNATVRLAEQVGYSNVATMAKAAGIKSVQATPAIALGAYDATPLDMSSAYTVFANGGVRLSPVFVKSVHSSQGEPIENFSADKTVVLDPRVAYVMTTMMENVINTGTGYPVRQFGFTAPAAGKTGTSHDGWFAGYTTKLLCVVWVGFDDYSDLKLSGSATAAPIWAEFMKRAVKIPAYSTGEFPQPAGVVNVRLDKVTNRLATAACPDDYYVAFIAGTEPTQTCEQNEGGSILTKILGVFEPKPPSQNSSPPVNNGQPAIGQPGEPMTGTALPVPPDKKKKGFFGKLAGVFKGDKDEDKNDGNKTQPPPQQSPQ is encoded by the coding sequence TTGTCTAATCCTCTGATTCGTGCTGCTTTGGCAGCGTTGGCACTGATCCTGGTGATCTGCCTGGCTGTCTTTTCGTATTACTGGAACAAATACGATCGCATGGTGGAGCAGCGGATCCGTGGCCCCATTTTCACTAACTCCGCGCGGATTTATGCCCGACCCAGGGCAGTTTCCGTTGGTGACCGGATCGAGTCTCAGGAGATCGTGTCCGAGTTGCGTCGCGCCGGATACACCGAGGGTGCCAAGAGCGAAGGCGTCGGGACCTACAAACTTGCCGACGGCGCAATCCAGATCAAGCCTGGACCGCTCTCCTATCACAATGAAGATGGCGCCAGCATTCAGATTTCGGGAGGCAAGGTCACCAAGATCACTGCTGGGGGCTCCGCAGGCGCTCTTTCCGCCTACGAACTAGAGCCGCCTCTGCTCACCGCTCTGGATGCCGAGGAACGCGCCAAGCGCCAAGTAGTCCACTACCAGGAGATCCCCAAGGTCATGGTGGACGCCGTCCTTGCCATTGAAGATCGCCGCTTCTTCCAGCATGGCGGGGTGAATTTCGTACGCCTTTTCGGCGCCGCCCTCTTCGATTTGCGGGAGCGCCACAAGGGACAGGGTGGATCAACCCTCACTATGCAGATTTCCCGCGGCTTTTTCTTAACGCCGGAAAAGACCGTCAAACGCAAGCTCACCGAAATGATGATCGCCATCGACCTGGAACATAAACTCAACAAGCAGCAGATCTTCGAGCTCTATGCCAATCAGGTCGACATGGGTCAGCGCGGTTCGTTCACGATTCATGGTTTCGCGGAAGCTTCGCGGTCGTATTTCAATAAAGACCTGCAGAGCATCACATTGCCTGAAGCTGCCCTACTGGCTGGAATCATCCAGCGCCCTAGCTACCTGAATCCCTACCGCCATCCCGAGCGTGCCCTGGATCGTAGGAACCTGGTGCTGGAAAGCATGGTTGATACCGGCGCCATCACCCGCGAGCAGGCCGACAAAGCCAAGGCCGTTCCCTTAAAGCTGGCTCCTCCCAACGTTGAAGCCAGCGACGCCCCGTATTTTGTCGATCTGGTGCGTGAATTTGTTGGCAGCCGCTATGGCGAGAAAGACGTCAACGAGCAGCAATACAAGGTTTACACCACCCTCGATCCTGAGCTCCAGAGAGCTGCTGCTGAAGCTGTGGAAACAGGCATCAAGCTGGTAGACCAGCAAGTCACCAAGCTGCGCACCAAAAAAACTAAGATCGGCACGGGCAAAAACGCCAAAGTTGAAACCACGGTAGCTTCGGGTCCAATCGCCCAAGTTGCCCTAATCGTTATGGACCCGCATACAGGGGAAGTGCTGGCTCTGGTGGGCGGCCGCAATTACGGCATGAGCCAGTTGAATCACGCTGTTAAGCAACGTCCCACTGGTTCCATTTTCAAGCCCTTTGTTTATGCAACCGCGGTCAACACGGCAGTGGTTTCCAGCCCAACGGTTGTTACTCCCGCTTCGATGCTGGACGATACCCCTGGCACCTTTATCTTCGATCGCGGCACGCAAGTCTACGAGCCGCACAACTATAAGCAGGAATATCACGATCAAATCCCAGCCGAATATGCCTTGGCTCATTCCCTGAACAACGCGACCGTTCGGCTGGCGGAACAGGTTGGCTATAGCAACGTCGCCACCATGGCCAAGGCAGCAGGAATCAAGTCGGTCCAGGCGACCCCGGCGATCGCGCTCGGCGCCTACGATGCCACTCCGCTCGATATGAGCAGCGCCTACACAGTTTTCGCCAATGGCGGCGTCCGGCTTTCACCGGTATTCGTCAAGTCCGTTCACAGCAGCCAGGGCGAGCCCATCGAGAACTTTTCTGCCGACAAGACGGTCGTGCTTGACCCGCGTGTCGCCTACGTCATGACCACCATGATGGAGAACGTCATCAACACCGGCACCGGCTATCCTGTGCGCCAATTCGGATTCACAGCACCCGCGGCTGGAAAGACCGGCACTTCTCACGATGGCTGGTTTGCCGGCTATACCACGAAGCTCCTGTGCGTCGTGTGGGTGGGATTTGACGATTACAGCGACCTCAAGCTTTCCGGTAGTGCGACCGCAGCGCCCATCTGGGCGGAATTCATGAAGCGTGCCGTAAAAATTCCCGCATACTCCACCGGCGAATTCCCTCAGCCTGCAGGAGTAGTAAACGTCCGGCTGGATAAAGTTACCAACCGGTTGGCCACTGCCGCTTGTCCGGATGATTACTACGTGGCCTTTATTGCCGGTACGGAGCCGACGCAAACCTGCGAGCAGAACGAGGGTGGAAGCATCCTGACCAAGATTCTCGGTGTGTTCGAACCCAAACCGCCGTCTCAGAATTCGTCGCCTCCAGTCAACAACGGACAACCCGCCATCGGCCAGCCTGGAGAGCCAATGACCGGGACCGCCCTCCCAGTCCCTCCGGACAAGAAAAAGAAGGGTTTCTTTGGAAAGCTCGCTGGCGTCTTCAAAGGCGACAAGGACGAGGACAAAAATGACGGCAACAAAACCCAGCCCCCTCCTCAGCAATCTCCGCAATAG
- a CDS encoding DUF4845 domain-containing protein: protein MKKIRALLGVLVLVAGIYAGYLVIPVYVSNYQLQDAIDEEVKINTYTSKSENDMRNSIYKKAQSLDIPVTPEQIEVKRAGNSVTISTQYTMHVDLPFYPLDLTFTPSSKNKSVI, encoded by the coding sequence ATGAAGAAAATAAGGGCTCTGCTTGGGGTTCTCGTCCTCGTGGCTGGCATCTACGCCGGCTACCTCGTCATTCCCGTCTACGTTAGCAATTACCAGTTACAAGACGCCATTGACGAAGAGGTGAAGATCAACACTTACACCTCCAAGAGCGAGAACGATATGCGCAACTCGATCTACAAGAAAGCTCAGTCGCTGGACATCCCGGTGACTCCCGAGCAGATCGAAGTCAAGCGCGCTGGCAACAGCGTAACCATCAGCACCCAGTACACGATGCACGTCGATCTTCCGTTTTACCCCCTGGATTTGACTTTCACACCCTCGAGCAAAAACAAATCAGTCATCTGA